A genome region from Flavobacterium sp. includes the following:
- a CDS encoding TerC family protein encodes MIVWTLFLLAVVFILALDLGVFNKTPHIISTKEASKWTLIWVTLSFLFSGVIYWLYTTDYIANPDGLKPAVASMKFITGYLIELSLSVDNIFVIAIIFASFKIPQKYQHRVLFWGILGAIVFRGLMIFFGVMLINKFSWTTYLFGAFLVFTAIKMLFSGEDEDFNPKDSFVYKTLGKVIPITSHMEHEKFFILTEKGKKAATPLFVALIVIEVMDVLFAVDSVPAILAITSDPFLVFSSNIFAILGLRSMYFFLANMLAKFSFLEYSLVAILAFVGLKMLLHEWIHVPEWASLGFIALSLLVGILVSLKFGKEKELTDSDL; translated from the coding sequence ATGATAGTCTGGACTCTCTTTTTACTTGCTGTAGTTTTTATTCTTGCTTTAGACCTTGGTGTCTTCAACAAAACACCACATATTATTAGTACTAAAGAAGCCAGCAAATGGACATTGATTTGGGTAACTTTATCTTTTCTTTTCTCCGGAGTAATCTATTGGCTTTATACTACAGATTATATTGCAAATCCTGACGGCCTGAAACCTGCCGTGGCTTCAATGAAGTTTATCACAGGTTATTTAATCGAATTATCTTTAAGTGTTGATAATATCTTTGTAATTGCCATCATTTTTGCATCTTTTAAAATTCCGCAAAAATATCAGCACCGTGTTTTATTCTGGGGAATTCTGGGAGCAATTGTTTTCCGCGGATTAATGATTTTCTTTGGTGTTATGCTAATTAATAAATTTAGCTGGACAACTTATCTTTTTGGAGCATTCTTAGTATTTACTGCTATCAAAATGTTGTTTTCTGGAGAAGATGAAGATTTCAATCCGAAGGATTCTTTTGTGTACAAAACATTAGGAAAAGTGATTCCGATTACGTCTCACATGGAGCATGAGAAATTTTTCATTTTAACCGAAAAAGGAAAAAAAGCTGCTACTCCGCTTTTCGTTGCTTTGATCGTAATTGAAGTTATGGACGTTTTATTTGCTGTTGACAGTGTTCCGGCGATTCTGGCCATTACTTCTGATCCGTTTTTAGTATTTAGTTCTAATATTTTTGCGATTTTGGGATTACGTTCTATGTATTTCTTTTTAGCAAATATGCTGGCAAAATTCAGTTTCTTAGAATACAGCCTAGTTGCTATTTTAGCTTTTGTTGGATTAAAAATGCTGCTTCACGAATGGATTCACGTTCCAGAATGGGCTTCTCTTGGATTTATTGCTCTTTCACTTTTAGTTGGAATTTTGGTTTCTCTTAAATTTGGAAAAGAAAAAGAACTTACTGATTCTGATTTATAA
- a CDS encoding glutamine synthetase beta-grasp domain-containing protein, which produces MAKIKLEYIWLDGYEPTQNLRSKTKVEEHENFKGTLEELGNWSFDGSSTKQAEGGSSDCLLVPVAIYPDPTRINGWLVMSEVMYADGTPHPSNGRATIDDEDDDFWFGFEQEYFIMDTKTQLPLGFPVGGYPAPQGMYYCSVGGKNTHGRKLVEEHADLCIAAGINFEGINQEVACGQWEFQLFAKGAKKAGDEIWVARYLLDRLTEKYGYYIEYHPKPLGDTDWNGSGMHANFSNSVLRTCGSQETYEKICEAFRPVTKEHIAVYGAYNEQRLTGKHETASINDFSYGVSDRGCSIRIPLMTVQKGWKGWLEDRRPASNGDPYKIAARIIKTVKSAL; this is translated from the coding sequence ATGGCTAAAATTAAGTTAGAGTACATTTGGTTAGATGGATACGAACCAACTCAAAATCTTAGAAGTAAAACTAAAGTTGAAGAGCACGAAAATTTCAAAGGAACATTAGAAGAACTTGGAAATTGGTCATTTGATGGTTCGTCAACTAAACAAGCTGAAGGTGGTTCTTCTGACTGTCTTTTAGTTCCAGTTGCAATTTATCCAGATCCAACTCGTATCAATGGATGGTTAGTAATGTCTGAAGTTATGTATGCAGACGGAACACCACACCCTTCTAACGGAAGAGCTACAATTGATGATGAAGATGATGATTTCTGGTTTGGTTTCGAACAAGAGTATTTCATCATGGATACTAAAACTCAACTTCCACTTGGTTTCCCAGTTGGAGGATACCCTGCTCCACAAGGGATGTACTACTGTTCAGTAGGTGGAAAAAACACACACGGAAGAAAATTAGTTGAAGAGCATGCTGATTTATGTATCGCTGCTGGAATCAACTTTGAAGGAATCAACCAAGAGGTTGCTTGCGGACAATGGGAATTCCAATTATTCGCTAAAGGAGCTAAAAAAGCCGGAGATGAAATCTGGGTTGCTCGTTACTTACTAGACCGTCTAACTGAGAAATATGGTTACTATATTGAATATCACCCAAAACCTCTAGGAGATACAGACTGGAATGGTTCTGGAATGCACGCTAACTTCTCTAACTCTGTTCTTAGAACTTGTGGTTCTCAAGAAACTTATGAGAAAATCTGTGAGGCTTTCCGTCCTGTTACTAAAGAGCACATCGCAGTTTACGGAGCTTACAACGAGCAGCGTTTAACTGGTAAACACGAAACTGCTTCTATCAACGATTTCTCTTATGGAGTTTCAGACAGAGGATGTTCTATCAGAATTCCTTTGATGACAGTTCAAAAAGGATGGAAAGGTTGGTTAGAAGACAGAAGACCAGCTTCAAACGGAGATCCATACAAAATTGCTGCTAGAATTATCAAAACTGTTAAATCAGCGCTATAA